Genomic segment of Paenibacillus sp. FSL R5-0623:
GTACTATTTGATAATACCCACGCCCAGACAGCAGGTGCTGCCGACTGGATTATTGACGGGGCATTTTCGGATTTTGCCAATGGTTTGCGAAACGCAGGCTTTGCCGTGGATCAGCTGGAACGCAGCATCCCGTATACATTTGGTGAGCAAGCCATCACCTATAATAAATTGAAAGACTACCACGTCTTTGTCATTGGCGAAGCCAACGTGCCGTTCAAAGCAACAGAGCAAGCTGCGCTGGTGCAGTATGTACAGAACGGAGGAAGTATCTTCTTCATCTCCGACCACTATAATGCAGACCGCAACAAAAACCGCTGGGATTCTTCCGAAGTATTCAACGGCTATCGCCGCGGTGCCTTCCTGAATCCGGCCAAAGGCATGTCTTCAGCTGAAGCCGAATCACCAGCGATGCAGAGTGTGACTAGTTCAGACTGGCTCGCGACGAACTTTGGTGTCCGTTTCCGCTACAATGCCCTTGGAGATGTAAATGCATCGGATATCGTTGCACCTGCACAATCCTTCGGCATTACGGCTGGTGTTAATTCTGTAGCCATGCATGCGGGATCGACCGTTGCGATTATAGACCCGAACAAGGCCAAAGGCTTGGTCTATGTACCAAGTGGTGTGTCCAAGTGGGGCAATGCCGTGGATCAGGGCGTATATAACGGTGGTGGACGAGCTGAAGGAGCCTATGCTGCCATTGCAAAGGTTGGTGCAGGCAAAGCCGCATTTATCGGCGACTCTTCACCTGTGGAAGATGCGACTCCGAAATATTTGCGTGAAGAGACCGGTGCTACCAAGAAGACCTATGATGGATTCAAAG
This window contains:
- a CDS encoding DUF6359 domain-containing protein, which gives rise to MMATALLGPGSQSPVQAAAPLTVSQAIAAQSGGGTATVEGIIVGHATGSLTAKFTSPYANDFNVLIADSASERTNARLLDVQIPSSFRSQYGLASNPSLVGKKIIVTGTLGAYNSYAGVKNPTSITLSSGTTNPDPEPNPGTTLPDGTGKKVLFDNTHAQTAGAADWIIDGAFSDFANGLRNAGFAVDQLERSIPYTFGEQAITYNKLKDYHVFVIGEANVPFKATEQAALVQYVQNGGSIFFISDHYNADRNKNRWDSSEVFNGYRRGAFLNPAKGMSSAEAESPAMQSVTSSDWLATNFGVRFRYNALGDVNASDIVAPAQSFGITAGVNSVAMHAGSTVAIIDPNKAKGLVYVPSGVSKWGNAVDQGVYNGGGRAEGAYAAIAKVGAGKAAFIGDSSPVEDATPKYLREETGATKKTYDGFKEVDDATFLVNTVKWLAVKESYTSLAQVPGLTLDTATSLLSMEAPSASTEPQLEPWAAPAAGYKWYDPTTFRTGSYGKAQ